A region from the Lycium barbarum isolate Lr01 chromosome 8, ASM1917538v2, whole genome shotgun sequence genome encodes:
- the LOC132607915 gene encoding uncharacterized protein LOC132607915: MYGGLNSPWLVGGDFNIIVKYGGLEVPFVEVKDFNQCNNLCQLTDMGFKGSMYTWWNGRLDDQCIFKRLDRCLDNQELQDMYPNFEVEHLIKQGSDHSPLMITCSEDRRIIKKIFRLLNFWVEHPTFVEMVRSNWSGYHGSNPFYIFHSKLKNLSKVLSKWSRDTYGDIFRQIDTLVEVVKIHELEFEENPTGTNRERLQKVQAELIKFYAVDEQFWKQKSGMQWFMDGDRNTKFFHAHVKGKRKKLQLNRIQDQNSMCLENGDDIVREATNFFQNQFIAETEATDFELLKHIPKLITAEQNRELHEFSEDSEIKSAVFGLNANSAGGPDGYTGKFFQATWDIIAKDVITMVHSFFCGHELPRYVTCTNLVLIPKKKEVLTCSDLRPISLSNFISKVFSRIIHERMVKLLSQIISPQQADFVKRRSIVENIFLVQEIVHDIRIRESQPMQLSNRIWQRLMTEFLGYS; encoded by the coding sequence ATGTACGGTGGCCTAAATTCGCCATGGCTAGTAGGAGGTGACTTCAACATAATAGTGAAGTATGGTGGATTAGAAGTGCCATTTGTGGAGGTTAAGGATTTCAATCAGTGCAATAATCTTTGTCAACTCACAGATATGGGATTCAAAGGTAGCATGTATACATGGTGGAATGGAAGATTAGATGATCAATGTATTTTCAAGAGATTGGACAGATGTTTAGATAACCAGGAATTACAAGATATGTATCCTAATTTTGAAGTGGAGCATCTTATCAAGCAAGGATCTGATCACTCTCCATTGATGATTACTTGTTCAGAAGATAGAAGGATAATTAAGAAAATTTTCAGGTTGTTAAACTTCTGGGTAGAACATCCTACTTTTGTGGAAATGGTGAGATCTAACTGGTCAGGATATCATGGATCAAACCCTTTCTATATCTTTCATAGCAAGTTGAAGAATCTCAGTAAAGTGTTGTCTAAATGGAGTAGAGATACTTATGGGGATATCTTTAGACAGATAGATACACTAGTAGAAGTGGTCAAAATTCATGAATTGGAATTTGAAGAAAACCCCACAGGAACTAACAGAGAAAGATTGCAGAAAGTACAAGCTGAGTTGATTAAATTCTATGCTGTGGATGAGCAATTCTGGAAGCAAAAATCTGGTATGCAGTGGTTCATGGATGGGGACAGAAATACAAAATTCTTTCATGCACATGTGAAAGGGAAGAGGAAAAAGCTGCAACTTAATAGAATCCAGGATCAGAATAGTATGTGCTTAGAGAATGGAGATGATATTGTGAGGGAAGCTACTAATTTCTTTCAAAATCAGTTTATTGCTGAAACAGAGGCAACTGATTTTGAGCTACTGAAACACATCCCTAAATTGATCACAGCTGAACAGAATAGAGAACTACATGAGTTTTCTGAAGATAGTGAAATCAAAAGTGCAGTGTTTGGGTTGAATGCTAATAGTGCAGGTGGTCCTGATGGATATACAGGAAAGTTTTTTCAAGCTACATGGGATATTATTGCTAAGGATGTCATCACTATGGTACATTCATTCTTTTGTGGACATGAACTACCAAGATATGTAACCTGCACCAACTTAGTGTTAATTCCCAAAAAGAAAGAGGTTCTTACTTGTTCAGATCTAAGGCCTATCAGTTTAAGTAACTTCATCAGTAAGGTTTTCTCAAGAATAATACATGAGAGAATGGTGAAGTTGCTATCCCAGATAATATCACCTCAGCAGGCAGATTTTGTGAAAAGAAGAAGCATTGTGGAGAATATTTTTCTTGTTCAAGAAATAGTCCATGACATAAGAATAAGGGAAAGCCAGCCAATGCAATTATCAAACCGGATATGGCAAAGGCTTATGACAGAGTTTCTTGGTTATTCTTAA